One segment of Synchiropus splendidus isolate RoL2022-P1 chromosome 4, RoL_Sspl_1.0, whole genome shotgun sequence DNA contains the following:
- the edn1 gene encoding endothelin-1 encodes MDLYFFISLVSLAHTGIFSTVLSAPTAETPPESVPHVRTKRCSCTTFLDTECVYFCHLDIIWVNTPERVVSYGLGNAPRTRRAIQDSPQTRCRCLRRDDDACSNFCLRPRSEASPHKEVQSTHRKCFDPTCRHELGAGTRTMRRVWSSSKSQLPLQTLRVAVKWRQHHRTRAREGESGAS; translated from the exons atggatttatacttttttatttctcttgtgTCCCTCGCTCACACTGGAATCTTTTCTACAG tGCTCTCTGCTCCCACAGCGGAGACTCCACCAGAGTCGGTGCCCCATGTGCGCACCAAGCGCTGCTCCTGCACCACCTTCCTGGACACAGAGTGTGTTTACTTTTGCCACCTGGATATCATCTGGGTCAACACACCTGA GCGAGTGGTGTCCTACGGTTTGGGAAACGCTCCGAGAACCAGACGTGCCATTCAGGATTCACCCCAGACTCGCTGCCGGTGCCTCCGCCGAGACGACGACGCCTGCTCCAACTTCTGCCTCCGACCCAG GTCGGAGGCATCCCCACACAAGGAGGTCCAGTCCACCCACCGCAAGTGTTTTGATCCCACATGCAGACACGAGCTCGGAGCCGGCACGAGGACAATGAGAAG GGtgtggagcagcagcaagagCCAGCTGCCGCTGCAGACGCTGCGGGTGGCTGTGAAGTGGAGACAGCACCACAGGACCAGAGCCCGGGAGGGCGAGAGCGGCGCCTCCTAA